A genomic stretch from Rhineura floridana isolate rRhiFlo1 chromosome 18, rRhiFlo1.hap2, whole genome shotgun sequence includes:
- the MRPS16 gene encoding small ribosomal subunit protein bS16m isoform X1, whose protein sequence is MQRGAALYCFGKWQSGTQGEIQQQADIMVQLGHLLLKNYHNLRIVIRFALGGCTNRPYFRIVAAHNKRARDGKYLEQLGCYDPLPNDHDEKIVGLNVERLKYWIANGAHLTMPVEKLLGLSGFFPLHPMTITNAEREKRKQAREAATATQEESVAENQ, encoded by the exons ATGCAGAGGGGAGCCGCTTTATATTGCTTCGGTAAATGGCAGTCAGGGACTCAGGGAGAGATTCAGCAG CAAGCAGACATCATGGTTCAGCTGG GGCACCTCCTGCTGAAAAACTACCACAACCTGCGCATTGTCATCCGTTTTGCCCTTGGCGGCTGCACCAACAGGCCTTATTTCCGGATTGTGGCTGCACACAACAAGCGAGCTCGGGACGGCAAGTACCTGGAGCAGCTTGGCTGCTATGACCCTCTCCCTAATGACCACGACGAAAAAATAGTTGGCTTGAACGTTGAGCGGCTGAAATACTGGATTGCCAACGGAGCCCATCTCACCATGCCTGTCGAAAAACTTCTGG GGCTTTCTGGATTTTTCCCCCTGCATCCCATGACCATCACCAATGCCGAACGAGAAAAGAGAAAGCAAGCCCGGGAGGCTGCAACAGCCACTCAGGAAGAAAGTGTGGCTGAGAATCAATAA
- the MRPS16 gene encoding small ribosomal subunit protein bS16m isoform X2 yields MVQLGHLLLKNYHNLRIVIRFALGGCTNRPYFRIVAAHNKRARDGKYLEQLGCYDPLPNDHDEKIVGLNVERLKYWIANGAHLTMPVEKLLGLSGFFPLHPMTITNAEREKRKQAREAATATQEESVAENQ; encoded by the exons ATGGTTCAGCTGG GGCACCTCCTGCTGAAAAACTACCACAACCTGCGCATTGTCATCCGTTTTGCCCTTGGCGGCTGCACCAACAGGCCTTATTTCCGGATTGTGGCTGCACACAACAAGCGAGCTCGGGACGGCAAGTACCTGGAGCAGCTTGGCTGCTATGACCCTCTCCCTAATGACCACGACGAAAAAATAGTTGGCTTGAACGTTGAGCGGCTGAAATACTGGATTGCCAACGGAGCCCATCTCACCATGCCTGTCGAAAAACTTCTGG GGCTTTCTGGATTTTTCCCCCTGCATCCCATGACCATCACCAATGCCGAACGAGAAAAGAGAAAGCAAGCCCGGGAGGCTGCAACAGCCACTCAGGAAGAAAGTGTGGCTGAGAATCAATAA
- the LOC133372549 gene encoding scyllo-inositol 2-dehydrogenase (NAD(+))-like, whose amino-acid sequence MSLQVTVLVVGAGNRGSNYSSYAQIYPARMKVVGVADPRAIARKKLQEAHHIHEDNVFDDWRRAAARERFADAVIIATPDSLHKAPAVAFAHKGYHILLEKPMAVTPEDCKAIVLACKTSNIILAVCHVLRYHPVALKIKEVLDAGLIGDICHIQHLEPVGFWHFAHSFVRGNWRNEAESSFSLLTKSCHDVDLVSFWMGGKRCLKVSSFGSVSHFTKEHKPKGAAGRCLDCSVEQTCPYSAKKIYLAQAEKGSFDYPVSVVCSSGECDVESLTEALRHGPYGRCVYECDNDVVSNQVVNMEFEGGATVALTMVAFTEKLGVRKTTIYGTKGELSCEDSGRVEIFDFQQRKKTVFYPDKAGNVPAALSSHGGADYYLMESFVSAVAANDPSLIRTGADETLTSHLLVFEAEKSRKENRVVFLES is encoded by the exons ATGTCTCTCCAAGTCACCGTTCTAGTGGTCGGAGCTGGAAATCGGGGAAGCAATTATTCTTCCTATGCTCAGATATATCCTGCGCGCATGAAG GTGGTTGGTGTCGCAGATCCCCGTGCCATTGCAAGGAAGAAGCTCCAGGAAGCACATCACATTCATGAAGACAATGTGTTTGATG ACTGGAGAAGGGCAGCCGCGAGAGAGAGGTTTGCAGACGCTGTTATCATAGCAACGCCTGACAGTCTTCACAAG GCGCCGGCAGTGGCTTTTGCCCACAAAGGATACCACATCTTGTTGGAGAAGCCCATGGCG GTAACGCCAGAAGACTGTAAAGCAATTGTTCTGGCGTGTAAAACCAGCAACATCATCCTCGCCGTCTGTCATGTCCTGCGTTACCACCCAGTCGCCTTGAAGATAAAG gAAGTCCTGGATGCTGGACTTATCGGAGACATTTGCCACATTCAGCACCTGGAACCT GTTGGTTTCTGGCACTTTGCACACTCTTTTGTCCGAGGTAACTGGCGGAATGAAGCTGAAAGTTCCTTTTCTCTGCTCACTAAATCGTGCCACGATGTTGACCTCGTCAGTTTTTGGATGGGTGGCAAAAG ATGTCTGAAAGTCTCTTCTTTTGGCAGCGTGTCCCATTTCACCAAAGAGCACAAG CCCAAAGGAGCTGCTGGCCGCTGTTTAGACTGTTCCGTTGAACAGACTTGCCCGTATTCCGCTAAGAAGATTTATCTGGCACAGGCAGAGAAG GGTTCCTTTGACTATCCTGTCTCTGTGGTCTGCAGTAGTGGTGAGTGCGATGTCGAATCGCTGACTGAAGCCTTGCGGCATGGCCCATATGGAAGGTGCGTTTATGAGTGTGACAACGATGTTGTTAGTAACCAG GTTGTCAATATGGAATTTGAAGGTGGAGCCACCGTGGCCTTGACGATGGTTGCCTTTACAGAGAAACTGGGTGTGAGGAAAACAACCATCTATGGGACAAAG GGAGAGCTCTCTTGCGAGGATTCAGGACGAGTGGAGATTTTTGATTTCCAGCAAAGGAAGAAAACCGTCTTTTATCCCGATAAAGCAGGCAACGTCCCAGCAGCATTAAGCAGTCACGGCGGGGCAGACTACTATCTCATGGAGAGCTTCGTTTCAGCCGTAGCT GCGAATGACCCATCCCTGATTCGGACCGGCGCAGACGAGACCTTAACCTCTCATCTCCTTGTGTTTGAAGCTGAGAAATCCAGAAAAGAAAACCGGGTTGTGTTTCTAGAATCATGA
- the SLC45A1 gene encoding proton-associated sugar transporter A isoform X3 encodes MIPPAVASPASDALFPALSSQDLWRTQVTGYSGSITRHISHRANNFKRHPKRRKHIRPSPPPPPNTPCPIDQIHFGEIHPERSFRELLFNGCILFGIEFSYAMETAYVTPVLLQMGLPDQLYGMVWFISPILGFLLQPLLGAWSDRCTSPFGRRRPFILVLAIGALLGLSLMLNGRDIGTALTDTVNNHKWGIALTICGVILMDFCADSADNPSHAYMMDVCSPSDQDRGLNIHALLAGLGGGCGYVVGGINWDRTGFGRAVGGQLRVIYVFTSAALMIATVLTLISIPERPLQSFSKKKVANILLNGVKYDSELNGSSELSEQPLSMKLLCSTICRMPKPLRNLCVNHFLGWLSFEGMILFYTDFMGEVVFQGDPKAPHDSKEYQKYNAGVTMGCWGMCIYAFSAAFYSASLEKLEEYFSIRTLYFIAYLAFGLGTGLATLSRNVYVILSLCVTYGILFSTLCTLPYSLLCDYYQSKKFAGSNEDGTKRGMGVDISLLSCQYFLAQILVSMVMGPLTAAVGSANGVMYFASVVSFVGCLYSSLCVVYEISPGEEMAEEQQPLMLSA; translated from the exons ATGATTCCTCCTGCTGTGGCAAGCCCTGCCAGTGACGCACTCTTCCCAGCTCTATCTTCTCAGGATCTGTGGAGGACCCAAGTGACGGGTTACTCTGGCTCCATCACCCGCCACATCAGCCACCGTGCCAACAACTTCAAAAGGCACCCGAAAAGGAGGAAGCACAtccgcccctcccctccccctccccccaacacccCTTGCCCCATTGACCAGATTCACTTTGGCGAGATCCACCCGGAGAGGTCCTTCCGGGAGCTGCTGTTCAACGGGTGCATCCTTTTCGGGATCGAATTCAGCTATGCCATGGAGACTGCCTATGTCACCCCAGTGCTGCTTCAGATGGGGTTGCCAGATCAGCTGTATGGAATGGTTTGGTTCATCAGCCCCATACTGG GTTTCCTACTTCAGCCCTTGCTGGGCGCTTGGAGCGACAGGTGCACCTCACCGTTTGGGCGGAGGAGACCCTTCATCCTGGTCCTGGCAATTG GGGCGCTGTTGGGACTTTCACTGATGTTGAACGGCAGGGACATAGGCACCGCTTTGACCGACACTGTGAACAACCACAAGTGGGGAATTGCACTCACCATCTGCGGAGTTATTCTGATGGACTTCTGTGCCGATTCTGCAGACAACCCCAGTCACGCCTACATGATGGACGTGTGTAGCCCGTCAGATCAGGACCGAGGACTCAACATTCATGCCCTGCTAGCCG GTCTCGGAGGCGGCTGCGGGTATGTTGTCGGAGGAATCAATTGGGACAGGACCGGCTTTGGAAGGGCCGTTGGGGGACAGCTCCGTGTCATTTACGTTTTTACCTCAGCCGCGCTGATGATCGCGACCGTCTTGACTTTGATCAGTATTCCTGAAAGGCCCTTGCAGTCTTTTAGCAAGAAGAAG GTAGCAAACATTTTGCTGAATGGGGTGAAGTACGACAGCGAACTGAACGGATCGAGCGAACTCTCTGAACAGCCGCTTTCGATGAAGCTCCTTTGCTCAACTATCTGCCGGATGCCCAAGCCCTTACGCAACCTCTGCGTCAACCATTTCCTAG GCTGGCTCTCATTTGAAGGGATGATTTTGTTCTATACGGACTTTATGGGGGAAGTGGTCTTTCAAGGGGACCCCAAAGCCCCTCACGATTCCAAGGAGTACCAGAAGTACAACGCCGGCGTGACCATGGGGTGTTGGGGCATGTGCATTTATGCGTTCAGCGCTGCCTTCTATTCAG CCTCACTAGAAAAACTGGAGGAATACTTCAGCATCCGGACACTGTATTTTATAGCATATCTTGCTTTTGGACTCGGCACGGGGCTAGCAACGTTGTCCCGGAATGTCTATGTGATTTTATCACTCTGCGTAACTTACGGAATTTTATTTTCAACGCTCTGCACACTCCCATATTCTCTGTTGTGCGACTACTACCAGAGCAAGAAG TTTGCAGGATCCAATGAGGACGGCACCAAGAGAGGAATGGGGGTGGACATCTCCCTCTTGAGCTGCCAGTACTTCCTTGCACAGATCCTCGTCTCCATGGTGATGGGGCCTTTAACGGCCGCGGTGGGCAGCGCCAACGGGGTGATGTACTTTGCCAGCGTGGTGTCCTTTGTCGGCTGCCTGTATTCGTCCCTCTGCGTCGTCTATGAGATCTCGCCGGGCGAGGAAATGGCGGAGGAGCAACAGCCCCTCATGCTCAGCGCGTGA
- the SLC45A1 gene encoding proton-associated sugar transporter A isoform X2 codes for MIPPAVASPASDALFPALSSQDLWRTQVTGYSGSITRHISHRANNFKRHPKRRKHIRPSPPPPPNTPCPIDQIHFGEIHPERSFRELLFNGCILFGIEFSYAMETAYVTPVLLQMGLPDQLYGMVWFISPILGFLLQPLLGAWSDRCTSPFGRRRPFILVLAIGALLGLSLMLNGRDIGTALTDTVNNHKWGIALTICGVILMDFCADSADNPSHAYMMDVCSPSDQDRGLNIHALLAGLGGGCGYVVGGINWDRTGFGRAVGGQLRVIYVFTSAALMIATVLTLISIPERPLQSFSKKKVMKSPSLPLPPSPPLLFEDCTNENLASQNPVRLYASFTSPISPLSPLTPKYGSLISRDNSLTGLSEFASSFGTSNIDSVLIDCFTSGHDGYLTIPASLPRQAISVSFPRAPEGSYSHESAALEVGENVGMSGQDGDCLRVGSLDTIKPRSSGILKRPQTLAIPDIITGNIPESSRRRNVTFSQQVANILLNGVKYDSELNGSSELSEQPLSMKLLCSTICRMPKPLRNLCVNHFLASLEKLEEYFSIRTLYFIAYLAFGLGTGLATLSRNVYVILSLCVTYGILFSTLCTLPYSLLCDYYQSKKFAGSNEDGTKRGMGVDISLLSCQYFLAQILVSMVMGPLTAAVGSANGVMYFASVVSFVGCLYSSLCVVYEISPGEEMAEEQQPLMLSA; via the exons ATGATTCCTCCTGCTGTGGCAAGCCCTGCCAGTGACGCACTCTTCCCAGCTCTATCTTCTCAGGATCTGTGGAGGACCCAAGTGACGGGTTACTCTGGCTCCATCACCCGCCACATCAGCCACCGTGCCAACAACTTCAAAAGGCACCCGAAAAGGAGGAAGCACAtccgcccctcccctccccctccccccaacacccCTTGCCCCATTGACCAGATTCACTTTGGCGAGATCCACCCGGAGAGGTCCTTCCGGGAGCTGCTGTTCAACGGGTGCATCCTTTTCGGGATCGAATTCAGCTATGCCATGGAGACTGCCTATGTCACCCCAGTGCTGCTTCAGATGGGGTTGCCAGATCAGCTGTATGGAATGGTTTGGTTCATCAGCCCCATACTGG GTTTCCTACTTCAGCCCTTGCTGGGCGCTTGGAGCGACAGGTGCACCTCACCGTTTGGGCGGAGGAGACCCTTCATCCTGGTCCTGGCAATTG GGGCGCTGTTGGGACTTTCACTGATGTTGAACGGCAGGGACATAGGCACCGCTTTGACCGACACTGTGAACAACCACAAGTGGGGAATTGCACTCACCATCTGCGGAGTTATTCTGATGGACTTCTGTGCCGATTCTGCAGACAACCCCAGTCACGCCTACATGATGGACGTGTGTAGCCCGTCAGATCAGGACCGAGGACTCAACATTCATGCCCTGCTAGCCG GTCTCGGAGGCGGCTGCGGGTATGTTGTCGGAGGAATCAATTGGGACAGGACCGGCTTTGGAAGGGCCGTTGGGGGACAGCTCCGTGTCATTTACGTTTTTACCTCAGCCGCGCTGATGATCGCGACCGTCTTGACTTTGATCAGTATTCCTGAAAGGCCCTTGCAGTCTTTTAGCAAGAAGAAGGTGATGAAGAGCCCCAGCTTACCTCTCCCAccttccccgccccttctctTTGAGGACTGCACAAATGAAAACCTCGCCTCTCAGAACCCGGTCCGTCTGTATGCCAGTTTCACGAGCCCCATCTCCCCTCTCAGCCCGCTCACGCCCAAGTATGGCAGTCTCATCAGCCGGGATAATTCCTTGACGGGGCTTAGTGAGTTTGCCTCGTCCTTCGGGACCTCCAATATCGACAGCGTGCTCATAGATTGCTTTACGAGTGGACATGATGGGTACTTGACCATCCCGGCTAGTCTGCCAAGGCAAGCTATAAGTGTTAGCTTCCCTAGGGCTCCAGAAGGATCCTATTCCCACGAAAGTGCTGCCTTGGAAGTGGGAGAGAATGTAGGAATGTCTGGGCAAGATGGAGATTGCCTGAGGGTGGGTTCCCTGGATACAATAAAGCCACGATCGTCGGGGATTCTGAAAAGGCCGCAGACTTTGGCCATCCCAGATATTATCACAGGCAACATTCCGGAAAGCAGTAGAAGAAGGAATGTAACCTTCAGTCAACAG GTAGCAAACATTTTGCTGAATGGGGTGAAGTACGACAGCGAACTGAACGGATCGAGCGAACTCTCTGAACAGCCGCTTTCGATGAAGCTCCTTTGCTCAACTATCTGCCGGATGCCCAAGCCCTTACGCAACCTCTGCGTCAACCATTTCCTAG CCTCACTAGAAAAACTGGAGGAATACTTCAGCATCCGGACACTGTATTTTATAGCATATCTTGCTTTTGGACTCGGCACGGGGCTAGCAACGTTGTCCCGGAATGTCTATGTGATTTTATCACTCTGCGTAACTTACGGAATTTTATTTTCAACGCTCTGCACACTCCCATATTCTCTGTTGTGCGACTACTACCAGAGCAAGAAG TTTGCAGGATCCAATGAGGACGGCACCAAGAGAGGAATGGGGGTGGACATCTCCCTCTTGAGCTGCCAGTACTTCCTTGCACAGATCCTCGTCTCCATGGTGATGGGGCCTTTAACGGCCGCGGTGGGCAGCGCCAACGGGGTGATGTACTTTGCCAGCGTGGTGTCCTTTGTCGGCTGCCTGTATTCGTCCCTCTGCGTCGTCTATGAGATCTCGCCGGGCGAGGAAATGGCGGAGGAGCAACAGCCCCTCATGCTCAGCGCGTGA
- the SLC45A1 gene encoding proton-associated sugar transporter A isoform X1 → MIPPAVASPASDALFPALSSQDLWRTQVTGYSGSITRHISHRANNFKRHPKRRKHIRPSPPPPPNTPCPIDQIHFGEIHPERSFRELLFNGCILFGIEFSYAMETAYVTPVLLQMGLPDQLYGMVWFISPILGFLLQPLLGAWSDRCTSPFGRRRPFILVLAIGALLGLSLMLNGRDIGTALTDTVNNHKWGIALTICGVILMDFCADSADNPSHAYMMDVCSPSDQDRGLNIHALLAGLGGGCGYVVGGINWDRTGFGRAVGGQLRVIYVFTSAALMIATVLTLISIPERPLQSFSKKKVMKSPSLPLPPSPPLLFEDCTNENLASQNPVRLYASFTSPISPLSPLTPKYGSLISRDNSLTGLSEFASSFGTSNIDSVLIDCFTSGHDGYLTIPASLPRQAISVSFPRAPEGSYSHESAALEVGENVGMSGQDGDCLRVGSLDTIKPRSSGILKRPQTLAIPDIITGNIPESSRRRNVTFSQQVANILLNGVKYDSELNGSSELSEQPLSMKLLCSTICRMPKPLRNLCVNHFLGWLSFEGMILFYTDFMGEVVFQGDPKAPHDSKEYQKYNAGVTMGCWGMCIYAFSAAFYSASLEKLEEYFSIRTLYFIAYLAFGLGTGLATLSRNVYVILSLCVTYGILFSTLCTLPYSLLCDYYQSKKFAGSNEDGTKRGMGVDISLLSCQYFLAQILVSMVMGPLTAAVGSANGVMYFASVVSFVGCLYSSLCVVYEISPGEEMAEEQQPLMLSA, encoded by the exons ATGATTCCTCCTGCTGTGGCAAGCCCTGCCAGTGACGCACTCTTCCCAGCTCTATCTTCTCAGGATCTGTGGAGGACCCAAGTGACGGGTTACTCTGGCTCCATCACCCGCCACATCAGCCACCGTGCCAACAACTTCAAAAGGCACCCGAAAAGGAGGAAGCACAtccgcccctcccctccccctccccccaacacccCTTGCCCCATTGACCAGATTCACTTTGGCGAGATCCACCCGGAGAGGTCCTTCCGGGAGCTGCTGTTCAACGGGTGCATCCTTTTCGGGATCGAATTCAGCTATGCCATGGAGACTGCCTATGTCACCCCAGTGCTGCTTCAGATGGGGTTGCCAGATCAGCTGTATGGAATGGTTTGGTTCATCAGCCCCATACTGG GTTTCCTACTTCAGCCCTTGCTGGGCGCTTGGAGCGACAGGTGCACCTCACCGTTTGGGCGGAGGAGACCCTTCATCCTGGTCCTGGCAATTG GGGCGCTGTTGGGACTTTCACTGATGTTGAACGGCAGGGACATAGGCACCGCTTTGACCGACACTGTGAACAACCACAAGTGGGGAATTGCACTCACCATCTGCGGAGTTATTCTGATGGACTTCTGTGCCGATTCTGCAGACAACCCCAGTCACGCCTACATGATGGACGTGTGTAGCCCGTCAGATCAGGACCGAGGACTCAACATTCATGCCCTGCTAGCCG GTCTCGGAGGCGGCTGCGGGTATGTTGTCGGAGGAATCAATTGGGACAGGACCGGCTTTGGAAGGGCCGTTGGGGGACAGCTCCGTGTCATTTACGTTTTTACCTCAGCCGCGCTGATGATCGCGACCGTCTTGACTTTGATCAGTATTCCTGAAAGGCCCTTGCAGTCTTTTAGCAAGAAGAAGGTGATGAAGAGCCCCAGCTTACCTCTCCCAccttccccgccccttctctTTGAGGACTGCACAAATGAAAACCTCGCCTCTCAGAACCCGGTCCGTCTGTATGCCAGTTTCACGAGCCCCATCTCCCCTCTCAGCCCGCTCACGCCCAAGTATGGCAGTCTCATCAGCCGGGATAATTCCTTGACGGGGCTTAGTGAGTTTGCCTCGTCCTTCGGGACCTCCAATATCGACAGCGTGCTCATAGATTGCTTTACGAGTGGACATGATGGGTACTTGACCATCCCGGCTAGTCTGCCAAGGCAAGCTATAAGTGTTAGCTTCCCTAGGGCTCCAGAAGGATCCTATTCCCACGAAAGTGCTGCCTTGGAAGTGGGAGAGAATGTAGGAATGTCTGGGCAAGATGGAGATTGCCTGAGGGTGGGTTCCCTGGATACAATAAAGCCACGATCGTCGGGGATTCTGAAAAGGCCGCAGACTTTGGCCATCCCAGATATTATCACAGGCAACATTCCGGAAAGCAGTAGAAGAAGGAATGTAACCTTCAGTCAACAG GTAGCAAACATTTTGCTGAATGGGGTGAAGTACGACAGCGAACTGAACGGATCGAGCGAACTCTCTGAACAGCCGCTTTCGATGAAGCTCCTTTGCTCAACTATCTGCCGGATGCCCAAGCCCTTACGCAACCTCTGCGTCAACCATTTCCTAG GCTGGCTCTCATTTGAAGGGATGATTTTGTTCTATACGGACTTTATGGGGGAAGTGGTCTTTCAAGGGGACCCCAAAGCCCCTCACGATTCCAAGGAGTACCAGAAGTACAACGCCGGCGTGACCATGGGGTGTTGGGGCATGTGCATTTATGCGTTCAGCGCTGCCTTCTATTCAG CCTCACTAGAAAAACTGGAGGAATACTTCAGCATCCGGACACTGTATTTTATAGCATATCTTGCTTTTGGACTCGGCACGGGGCTAGCAACGTTGTCCCGGAATGTCTATGTGATTTTATCACTCTGCGTAACTTACGGAATTTTATTTTCAACGCTCTGCACACTCCCATATTCTCTGTTGTGCGACTACTACCAGAGCAAGAAG TTTGCAGGATCCAATGAGGACGGCACCAAGAGAGGAATGGGGGTGGACATCTCCCTCTTGAGCTGCCAGTACTTCCTTGCACAGATCCTCGTCTCCATGGTGATGGGGCCTTTAACGGCCGCGGTGGGCAGCGCCAACGGGGTGATGTACTTTGCCAGCGTGGTGTCCTTTGTCGGCTGCCTGTATTCGTCCCTCTGCGTCGTCTATGAGATCTCGCCGGGCGAGGAAATGGCGGAGGAGCAACAGCCCCTCATGCTCAGCGCGTGA